A genome region from Myroides fluvii includes the following:
- a CDS encoding DUF2911 domain-containing protein — protein MMKKFVITSLVALAVSATYAQVQTPPTSTKSEVHQVVGLTDINIDYSRPNMRGRLVFGDLVPYGRLWRTGANMNTVVTFANDVEIDGKILKKGSYAIFTIPKVEEWEVIFYKDTNNWGLPDKWEESKIALSTKVKVQNLDRKFETFTMAINNVNIDYADLEIMWERTLIPVRFKVPTDHLAMESITDTFDGPKIVDYYAAAEYFYLTGKDLSKALLWINSAIDKSGEKVPYYFVRLKSQIQAKAGDKVGAVATAKMALDLAEKANNLDYVKMNKDAIKEWSKTI, from the coding sequence ATGATGAAAAAGTTTGTTATTACTAGTTTGGTTGCATTAGCTGTATCCGCTACCTATGCACAAGTACAAACACCGCCAACCAGCACAAAATCAGAAGTACATCAAGTGGTGGGATTGACTGATATTAACATTGATTATTCTAGACCTAACATGCGTGGACGTCTAGTTTTCGGAGATTTAGTGCCTTATGGACGTTTATGGCGTACGGGAGCCAATATGAATACGGTTGTAACTTTTGCCAATGATGTTGAAATTGATGGAAAAATACTGAAAAAAGGATCGTATGCTATTTTTACTATTCCCAAAGTAGAAGAGTGGGAGGTAATCTTCTACAAAGATACCAATAACTGGGGATTGCCAGATAAGTGGGAAGAATCTAAAATCGCCTTGTCTACGAAAGTAAAAGTACAAAACCTCGATCGAAAATTTGAAACGTTTACGATGGCAATTAACAACGTAAACATTGACTATGCGGATTTGGAAATTATGTGGGAGCGTACTTTAATTCCTGTGCGCTTTAAAGTGCCAACGGATCATTTGGCAATGGAAAGCATTACGGATACATTTGATGGGCCTAAAATCGTAGATTATTATGCTGCTGCGGAATACTTCTACTTAACAGGAAAAGATTTGTCCAAGGCTTTATTGTGGATTAATAGCGCAATTGATAAATCAGGGGAGAAAGTACCCTACTATTTTGTGCGATTAAAATCTCAAATTCAAGCTAAAGCAGGAGATAAAGTTGGAGCCGTAGCCACAGCAAAAATGGCGCTAGATTTAGCCGAAAAAGCAAATAATCTAGATTATGTAAAAATGAATAAAGACGCTATTAAAGAATGGTCTAAAACTATTTAG
- the purB gene encoding adenylosuccinate lyase, with translation MLTELNAISPIDGRYRSKTQSLAQYFSEEALIKYRVLVEVEYFIALCEYNLPQLSGISPNLFPELRKLYKDFTAENALWIKEKEKVTNHDVKAVEYFIKDAFDRLGLEAYKEFIHFGLTSQDINNTSIPLLTKEAFHEVYMPLFLSVVNKLKELSQEWSDVPMLARTHGQPASPTRLGKEIGVFVQRLEEQLRLLNNVPFAAKFGGATGNFNAHHVAYPTNDWKQFGEDFVELSLGLKYSFPTTQIEHYDHFAAFFDALKRINTILIDLDRDIWTYVSMDYFKQKIKAGEIGSSAMPHKVNPIDFENSEGNLGIANAIFEHLAAKLPLSRLQRDLTDSTVLRNIGVPMGHTLIAFESTLKGLNKLLLNADKFAEDLDRNWAVVAEAIQTILRREGYPNPYEALKDLTRTNTVINKESIHNFIETLNVGEEIKMELKQITPSNYLGVK, from the coding sequence ATGCTGACAGAATTGAATGCTATATCGCCTATCGATGGGCGTTATAGAAGTAAAACCCAATCACTAGCCCAATACTTCTCAGAAGAAGCTCTAATCAAATATAGAGTTTTAGTTGAGGTAGAATATTTTATTGCGCTATGTGAATATAATCTTCCGCAATTGAGTGGAATATCTCCGAATTTATTTCCAGAGTTACGAAAATTATACAAAGATTTTACTGCTGAAAATGCGCTTTGGATTAAGGAAAAAGAAAAGGTAACCAATCACGATGTAAAAGCCGTTGAGTATTTTATCAAAGATGCTTTTGATCGTTTGGGATTAGAAGCATATAAAGAATTTATTCACTTTGGATTAACTTCTCAAGATATCAATAATACTTCTATTCCCCTGTTGACAAAAGAAGCTTTTCACGAAGTATACATGCCTTTATTCCTTTCAGTAGTTAATAAATTGAAAGAACTAAGTCAAGAGTGGAGTGATGTTCCTATGTTGGCAAGAACCCACGGACAACCAGCTTCTCCGACGCGTTTAGGAAAAGAAATAGGTGTATTTGTACAACGTTTAGAAGAGCAATTGCGCTTGTTGAACAATGTGCCATTCGCAGCAAAATTTGGTGGTGCAACGGGAAACTTTAATGCACATCATGTTGCTTATCCAACTAATGATTGGAAGCAATTTGGAGAAGATTTTGTTGAGTTGAGTTTAGGACTGAAATATTCATTTCCAACCACGCAGATTGAACATTACGACCATTTCGCAGCTTTCTTTGACGCGTTGAAACGCATTAATACGATTTTGATTGATTTAGACCGTGATATTTGGACGTATGTTTCCATGGATTATTTCAAACAAAAAATAAAGGCTGGTGAGATTGGATCTTCTGCCATGCCCCATAAAGTAAATCCAATCGATTTTGAAAACTCTGAAGGAAATTTGGGAATTGCCAATGCAATTTTTGAGCATTTGGCTGCGAAATTGCCTTTGTCGAGATTGCAACGCGATTTAACGGATAGTACGGTATTGAGAAATATTGGCGTTCCGATGGGACATACCCTCATTGCTTTTGAGTCGACCTTGAAAGGGTTAAATAAGCTCTTACTCAATGCGGATAAATTCGCTGAAGACCTAGATCGCAATTGGGCTGTAGTAGCTGAAGCAATCCAAACCATTTTGAGAAGAGAAGGTTACCCAAATCCGTACGAGGCTTTAAAAGATTTAACGCGTACAAATACGGTGATTAATAAAGAATCAATTCACAATTTTATTGAAACGCTGAATGTAGGCGAAGAAATAAAAATGGAACTAAAACAAATTACACCAAGTAATTATTTAGGAGTAAAATAA
- a CDS encoding NADP-dependent isocitrate dehydrogenase, producing the protein MTQNSKILYTFTDEAPMLATYSFLPIVQAFAQTAGIDVETRDISLAGRILANFPEYLKEEQRIGDALAELGELAKSPEANIIKLPNISASIPQLNAAIKELQANGFAVPNYPAEPKNDEEKEIKAKYAKILGSAVNPVLREGNSDRRAPKAVKNYAKKHPHSMGAWAADSQTSVASMNDGDFYGSEKSVTVGQNGKFKIEFVGTDGTTKLLKDYASLLQGEVIDSTVLNLNKLKAFVSECKEEAKAKNILFSTHLKATMMKVSDPIIFGAVVEGYFTDVYAKYATVFAELGISPNNGLGDLYAKIAGHALEAEIKAAIDTAIAQGPAIAMVNSDKGITNLHVPSDVIVDASMPAMIRTSGQMWNKEGKQQDTLAIIPDRCYAGVYETVIDDCKANGAYNPTTMGSVPNVGLMAQKAEEYGSHDKTFQADAKGSIRVSDENNTVFFEQAVEAGDIFRMCQTKDAPIQDWVKLAVNRARLSETPAIFWLDENRAHDRELIKKVNEYLKQYDTTGLDIRILSPIEATKVTVERIRQGLDTISVTGNVLRDYLTDLFPILEVGTSAKMLSIVPLMNGGGLFETGAGGSAPKHIEQFIEEGYLRWDSLGEFLALGASFEHLSQTQNNAKALVLAETLDEATAKFLDNDKSPARKVGSIDNRGSHFYLAMYWAEALAAQSKDAALKAKFAPIAKTMAENEAKINEELIGAQGKAQEIGGYYQTNAAATSKAMRPSVTLNAIVDAI; encoded by the coding sequence ATGACACAAAATTCTAAAATCCTTTACACGTTTACAGACGAAGCTCCGATGTTAGCTACGTATTCATTCTTACCGATTGTTCAGGCTTTTGCTCAAACTGCAGGTATTGATGTAGAAACAAGAGATATTTCTTTAGCTGGACGTATTTTAGCAAATTTCCCGGAGTACTTAAAAGAAGAACAACGAATTGGCGATGCTTTAGCTGAATTGGGTGAATTAGCAAAAAGCCCAGAAGCTAATATTATTAAATTGCCTAATATTTCTGCTTCTATTCCTCAATTAAATGCTGCAATAAAAGAACTTCAAGCCAACGGATTTGCTGTTCCTAACTATCCTGCAGAACCAAAAAATGACGAAGAGAAAGAGATCAAGGCTAAATATGCTAAAATTTTAGGATCTGCTGTAAACCCGGTATTACGTGAAGGTAACTCTGACCGTAGAGCACCGAAAGCAGTAAAGAATTACGCTAAAAAGCATCCACATTCAATGGGAGCTTGGGCTGCAGACTCACAAACAAGCGTTGCATCAATGAACGATGGTGATTTTTACGGTTCTGAAAAATCAGTAACAGTTGGACAAAACGGTAAATTCAAAATTGAATTTGTTGGTACAGATGGTACTACAAAATTGTTGAAAGACTACGCTTCTTTGTTACAAGGAGAAGTAATTGACTCGACGGTATTAAACCTAAATAAATTAAAAGCCTTTGTTTCTGAATGTAAAGAAGAGGCAAAAGCGAAAAATATTTTATTCTCTACTCACTTAAAAGCTACGATGATGAAGGTTTCAGACCCTATCATTTTTGGAGCTGTAGTAGAAGGATACTTTACTGATGTTTATGCTAAATACGCAACAGTATTTGCTGAACTAGGTATTAGTCCAAACAATGGTTTAGGTGATTTATACGCTAAGATTGCAGGACATGCTTTAGAAGCTGAAATCAAAGCTGCCATTGATACTGCAATTGCACAAGGACCTGCAATTGCTATGGTAAACTCTGACAAAGGGATTACAAACTTACACGTTCCATCTGATGTGATCGTTGATGCTTCTATGCCAGCAATGATCCGTACTTCAGGTCAAATGTGGAACAAAGAAGGCAAACAACAAGATACCTTAGCTATTATTCCAGATCGTTGCTATGCGGGTGTATACGAAACTGTAATTGACGATTGTAAAGCGAATGGAGCATATAACCCTACAACAATGGGTTCTGTACCCAACGTTGGTTTAATGGCTCAAAAAGCAGAAGAGTACGGTTCTCACGATAAAACATTCCAAGCTGACGCTAAAGGAAGCATTCGCGTTTCTGACGAAAACAATACTGTGTTCTTTGAACAAGCAGTAGAGGCTGGCGATATCTTCAGAATGTGTCAAACGAAAGACGCTCCAATCCAAGACTGGGTTAAATTAGCAGTAAACCGCGCGCGTTTATCTGAAACACCTGCTATTTTTTGGTTGGATGAAAACAGAGCTCACGATAGAGAGTTAATCAAAAAAGTAAACGAATATTTAAAACAATACGATACAACTGGTTTAGATATCCGCATTTTAAGTCCAATAGAAGCAACTAAAGTTACGGTTGAGCGCATCCGTCAAGGATTAGATACAATTTCTGTAACAGGAAACGTATTGCGTGATTACTTAACTGATTTATTTCCTATCCTAGAAGTAGGTACATCAGCAAAAATGCTTTCTATCGTTCCGTTGATGAATGGTGGAGGATTATTCGAAACAGGTGCAGGAGGTTCTGCTCCAAAACACATCGAACAATTCATTGAAGAAGGATATTTACGTTGGGATTCACTAGGAGAATTCTTAGCTCTTGGTGCTTCTTTTGAGCACTTAAGCCAAACACAAAACAACGCTAAAGCATTAGTATTAGCTGAAACACTAGATGAAGCTACTGCTAAATTTTTAGACAACGATAAATCACCTGCTCGTAAAGTAGGTTCAATTGACAACCGTGGATCACATTTCTACTTAGCCATGTATTGGGCAGAAGCATTAGCTGCTCAATCGAAGGATGCAGCATTAAAAGCAAAATTCGCTCCTATTGCTAAAACGATGGCTGAAAACGAAGCTAAAATTAACGAAGAATTAATTGGTGCTCAAGGTAAGGCTCAAGAAATTGGTGGATATTACCAAACAAATGCAGCTGCTACTTCAAAAGCCATGCGTCCAAGTGTTACGTTAAACGCTATTGTTGATGCAATCTAA
- a CDS encoding GumC family protein: MEGKFDNSENTNINIREELEKYIIHWRWFVVSIFLTLVLAFIYLRYTEKTYKVNTTIIVKDEKRGGGISTELSAFADLGMLSGGKSNLENETQILSSRTLAERTVRRLQLNISYINEGRVINSELYNNSPIDFNFIERVFDFDQIRYTFYVKNITDTSFVLLDKQKSSLGTFEYNTPIETILGKLIVTRNQPKPVSTLKKGTESETDTSEDIEDVSDITVEIQPIEKVTDYFVKSVQIAPTDKFSSILDLSLLSPTPAKAVDYLDNLITLYNDAAIADKRYISEKTSEFIDSRLKLITDELSDVEKTVEGYKSKNSITDIPTELGLYLQNANVYEKQIIENETEFKVVSSVIEFLKRSKVNELLPGNIISSDIGSNALINQYNTLVLERNKISSSTTDLNPAVIKLDDQIASMKASVLESLMRLESSLKITQKELNNKENELRTKLAQVPRQEREFRIIDRQQKVKEAIYLYLFQKREETAITLAATDLNAKVIDTAKSSDKPVSPKKAIILLAALILGGLIPFAVIYLRLLLDTKVKNRLDIENNTDVPFLGDIPHSDDHENIIDLSSRSSSAEALRIIRTNLEFMLGNVKEGMAKTIFLTSTFPKEGKTFTSVNLAATIALSGKRTLLIGMDLRNPRLEDYLTLPSKGVSDYLLRKNIDIDQFIVKIDGYENFFALPAGTIPPNPAELLMGNAIQSMFAKLKTEYDYIIVDTAPVSLVTDTLLVSKFADTFIYVTRANYLDKRMLKLPTDLHREGKLKNMSIVLNDTTTMKGYGGYGYGYGYGYGYGNDVLEDKRPWWKKLLNLK; this comes from the coding sequence TTCGACAATAGTGAAAATACAAATATTAATATCCGAGAAGAATTAGAAAAATACATCATACACTGGAGATGGTTTGTGGTCAGTATTTTTTTAACTCTAGTTTTGGCTTTTATCTACCTTCGCTATACAGAAAAAACGTATAAGGTTAATACAACCATTATCGTAAAAGATGAAAAAAGAGGAGGTGGTATTTCTACAGAACTTTCAGCTTTTGCTGACTTAGGTATGTTATCTGGAGGGAAGAGTAATCTGGAAAACGAAACCCAAATTTTATCTTCTCGCACTTTAGCAGAGCGAACTGTACGTCGTTTACAGTTGAACATTTCTTATATTAATGAAGGTCGCGTCATCAACAGTGAGCTGTACAACAACAGTCCTATTGACTTCAACTTTATCGAACGCGTATTTGACTTTGACCAAATACGTTATACGTTTTATGTAAAGAACATCACAGACACTTCCTTTGTACTTTTAGACAAGCAGAAAAGTAGTTTGGGTACTTTTGAATACAATACGCCAATAGAAACCATTCTAGGGAAGTTAATTGTTACGAGAAACCAACCTAAACCTGTTTCTACCTTGAAAAAAGGAACAGAAAGTGAAACAGATACTAGCGAAGACATCGAAGATGTTAGCGATATTACAGTTGAGATTCAACCTATTGAAAAAGTAACAGATTACTTTGTCAAAAGTGTTCAAATCGCGCCTACGGATAAATTTTCTAGTATTCTAGATTTATCCTTATTAAGCCCTACTCCTGCAAAAGCTGTAGACTATTTAGACAATCTAATTACCTTATACAATGATGCTGCTATTGCGGACAAACGTTACATTTCAGAAAAGACCTCTGAATTTATTGACAGTCGCTTAAAGCTTATCACAGATGAATTAAGTGATGTTGAGAAAACTGTAGAAGGGTATAAATCAAAAAACAGCATTACGGATATTCCTACTGAATTAGGGTTATATCTTCAGAATGCCAATGTGTATGAAAAACAAATCATAGAAAATGAAACGGAATTTAAAGTCGTTTCTTCTGTGATTGAATTCTTAAAACGCAGCAAAGTCAATGAATTATTACCAGGAAATATCATTTCTTCGGATATAGGCTCAAATGCGTTAATTAATCAATACAACACTTTAGTTCTAGAACGCAATAAAATCAGTTCAAGTACAACAGATTTAAACCCTGCAGTAATCAAACTAGATGATCAAATTGCTTCCATGAAAGCATCTGTTTTAGAAAGTCTAATGCGTTTAGAAAGTTCTTTAAAAATCACTCAAAAAGAGCTAAACAATAAAGAAAATGAGTTACGCACTAAACTTGCTCAAGTTCCAAGACAAGAGCGAGAGTTTAGAATTATAGATAGACAACAGAAAGTAAAAGAAGCGATTTACTTGTATCTATTCCAAAAAAGAGAAGAAACAGCGATTACGTTAGCTGCAACAGATCTCAATGCAAAAGTAATCGATACAGCAAAAAGTTCCGATAAACCGGTATCTCCTAAAAAGGCGATTATCTTATTGGCTGCTTTAATTTTAGGGGGACTAATTCCGTTTGCTGTGATCTACTTGCGTTTACTTTTAGATACAAAAGTCAAGAATCGCTTGGATATTGAAAACAACACGGATGTTCCGTTTTTGGGTGATATTCCACATTCGGATGATCACGAAAATATTATCGACTTATCGAGTCGATCAAGTTCAGCTGAGGCTTTGCGTATTATTCGCACAAACTTAGAGTTCATGTTGGGCAACGTAAAAGAAGGAATGGCTAAAACGATTTTCCTTACTTCTACGTTTCCAAAAGAAGGGAAGACCTTTACCTCTGTAAACCTAGCTGCGACGATTGCACTTTCTGGAAAGCGTACGCTTTTGATTGGAATGGATTTGCGTAATCCTCGATTAGAAGATTACTTAACACTCCCTTCTAAAGGAGTTTCGGATTACCTTTTAAGAAAGAATATCGACATTGATCAATTCATCGTTAAGATTGATGGATACGAAAACTTCTTTGCACTACCAGCAGGAACAATTCCTCCAAATCCAGCAGAATTATTAATGGGTAATGCTATCCAGTCGATGTTTGCAAAATTAAAAACAGAATACGATTATATCATCGTAGATACAGCACCTGTAAGCTTAGTAACCGATACATTACTAGTGAGCAAATTTGCTGATACTTTCATCTATGTAACGCGTGCTAATTACTTAGATAAACGCATGTTAAAACTACCGACAGATTTACATCGAGAAGGCAAATTAAAAAACATGTCAATTGTATTAAATGACACAACTACCATGAAAGGGTATGGAGGCTATGGCTATGGCTATGGCTATGGTTACGGCTATGGAAATGATGTTTTAGAAGATAAGCGTCCTTGGTGGAAAAAACTTTTAAATTTAAAATAA